The following DNA comes from Aneurinibacillus sp. REN35.
CGGTAAAGCGCTGCGCGGCTATGACGGCACAGGCTACTTGATGAGCGCCGTTAAAAACGGATTCGTTCAGGGGAAAACGTCTGGTGTACTTGGTAACGTCATGGCACCAGAAGCGCCGCTGACAAGGGAAGAAGCCGCCGTATTCGTCTCCCGCGCTATGGACTTGAAAGTTCCTACATATAGCGATATGACGAAATCTAAAGAAAAATTAAAGAAAGATTATCAGGATTATGCTTCCGTCTCTGGCTGGGCGGTTCCTCATGTCGAAGCGCTGACCAAGAAGAAGTTCATGCAGGGAAGTAACGGGCTGTTTAAACCGCACGACAAGCTGACAGTCGCTGAAGCCAGCGTGCTTGTCTATAATATGATGGATGAACTCGATCTATTCGGTAAATAAAAAAACAGAGGAGCGGCATAAGTAAGCCGTCCCTCTGTTTTTATTTATCCTGCTACTTTTTCGGTGCAATTGTCTCACGGAAGACTCCCCACATTGGCGCAGTGTTTGCACCCAGTCGCCAGATGGCAATGCCTGCAAGCTCCTCACGTTTGGCTACACCTACTTTTGCCAATACGGTCTGCGGTGTTTCATTTAGCGTCATAATGCCGAGCAGCAATTTCTCTTTCGGTACCTGTGCTTTCGCTTTTTGAGCCGCTTCCATTACTTTCGCAATCGGCTCGGGCTGACGTACACCAGAAGGGTTGTATTCATACGCCATGATTACGATGCGATCAGCCAATTGTCCAAGCGCTTTGTAGTCATATGCCTTATAAGAGCCATTTAACGGGTGCAGGCTGAGCGTCAACCGGACACCACTGCTTGACAATTCCTCATCAAGCAGCCGCACAAAGCGGGTAAACGAGCTTCTCACTTGCTCTAACTGCGCTCCGCTTTCACGAAGCCCCAGCTCTTCAAAATCAATATGAATTCCTTCAAATGAATGTTGTACAGCTTCCTGTGCAATCCGCTGTGCCGTTTGTTTTGCTAAGGCTTCATTTTGCAGCAGGGCCGTTAATGCGCCTGGTGTTCCTTTCACCGGTCGATCGGTTGCATACACCATCATCTCAGGTGAGATACTATACTCTTTCATGCCGCTCACCGCATCCTCGAAGCCCTGCGGGCGATTGTAACCAGTTACGGTATCGGCGGTCTTAAGCTCTCCCTGTTCTCCCAACGTATACCAGCCAAAAGCAACATCACTAATCAGGTCCGTATTTCCTTTTGCTTTGTTCGGGTACGCTACGCCGAACACTTCCGGCCAGCTATTTGTACCTCCCTTTACCGAACCCTGAGCATAGTAGGCAAGAACGCTCATCGCTTTTGGAGCAGAGATTATCCGTACAGTACGTATCTTCTGCTGCCAATCTACACGAGCATTCAATGCTTCTCCTGCGGCCCTAAGCGGTAAAAGCGTCCGATCCTTATAAACAATCGGGGCAAGCTCCATCGTAAACTCTTCACCATTCCGGGTAGCGGTCTTGCTTCCCACCTTCATTATTACTTTTGTTTCCTCATTTGTAAGTGTAACTGTGCGCGTTTTTTGATCCCATCCTACCTGAACATGCAGTGCATCGGCTACAGCACGGATCGGCACAAATGTGCGGTCATTTCTCATGATTGGAGGAACGTCCATTTTTACTGGTAACTCATCTACTGTAACCGATATACTTGAGCTTGCAGCCTGTACCGTAGAGATAGGAGCAAAGCCGCTACCTACTACGAATGCACAAGCTAATAAAGATACGATTCCTTTTTTCATCGCAACCTCCCGGCTAATCTTAGAGTGAGCTTTTTCTTTTTGATAGAAAAGACTCACTAAAATAGACTCACTAAAAAATGGAAGGTTGCGTTTCTATTTACTTTGCGCCTGCCAATACGTCAGCAAAAGCTTTTACATATTCCGGGAGATCCGGTGGGCGGCGGCTTGAGACGAGATGACCGTCAATTACAACCGGTTCATCCAGCCATTCGGCCCCAGCATTCTCCATATCATCACGAATGCCCGGTGTGCTGGTAACTTTTTTTCCCTGTAGTACTTTAGCTGAGATCAATACCCAACCCGCGTGACAAATCTGTCCAATCGGCTTCTTATTTTCTTCCATATGACGAACAAGGGCGAGCACATCCGGAAAACGACGCAGCTTATCCGGCGCCCAGCCACCCGGTACCAGCAGCGCATCATATTCTTTAGGATCGACCTCATCGAATGCATAATCAGACTCTGCTGGAACTCCATATTTACCCGTATATTTCTCCTTTGCTCTCTCGCCTGCCAGATGTACGATCGCCCCTTCCTCTTGCAGACGCAGAATCGGATACCACAATTCCAAGTCTTCGAATTCATGATGGACAAGACTAAGCACCTTTTTGCCTTGTAAACGCATAACAAGCACCTCCGATTTATTGTATACAAAAAAGACAGGCATCCCCGCAATCTTTCGTAAAAAAGACTGTAGAGCCTGTCTTTCTTTGCGGATAGTCTCTCCCAAATCCTAAAACATCGGGAACACATAATTTACGAGAAAATATAAGAAACCGAAGAAGATAATAATGTAGGCGGCATACTTGATGAACGTAGCACCGACCATGCTTCCGTTTTCTGTCTTGTGTACAGTACGCTTCTCTACATCAACTTTACGGTCGTCCATCTTCATCCCTTCTTTCTGTAGGTAACTATTTTGCTTACTTGTATCCATTTTTTACCCATGAATACGTATACCGAAACGCCAACTTATTCATACACCGCACCTCTCTTTACTTTCTCTATCCATATATTTTAAACTGAGTACGGAATTGATTTCCGACAACTACATCCCAAAAGGAGAACGACAATGCGACGTATCTGTGTGTTTGCAGGTTCAAATGTTGGTAGAAAACCGGAGTACGAATGCATGGCTGAAGCACTTGGACATGAACTGGCCCGGCAAGGTATCGAGCTAGTGTACGGGGGATCAAAAATCGGCTTGATGGGACGTATAGCAAATACCGTTTTACAATTTGGCGGAAAAGCAATCGGCGTCATGCCTACCGGTCTTTTTCGCGGCGAAATGGTACATACCGAACTCACAGAACTATATGAGGTAGCGGACATGCATGCGAGAAAAGCAAAGATGGGGGAGCTCTCTGACGCCTTTATCGCACTTCCCGGCGGTTACGGAACATTAGAAGAAGTATTCGAGGTTGTAAGCTGGGGACAGCTTGGCATCCATAATAAGCCGATCGGCCTTCTGAATGTGGAAGGATACTATGAACCCGTAATGCAGATGGTACGCAACGGTGTGGAAGCTGGCTTTATTCCAGATACACATGCCCAATTGCTTATTTGTGAAAGCGATCCAGCAGTACTTCTACAGCGTTTGCACGAATATCAGCCTCCAGTACAGACAAATAAATGGAGTGAACTATCAGAAGCCTGATATATAGAAGAAGCTAGCCTCAAATATGGTTAGCTTCTTTTTTGCGGATGCATTCCCACTCAATAGAACCGCATACAAGTGGTAATACAAGGAAAAAGGAGGTATAAGCCTTCTTCATCGTAGCGTGTTGGTAGTACGTCTAGATAATAGGGATATGATACAATAAGACACACTAACGGCAAATGAACAGGAGGTATATACATGAAAGTAACGATCGAGCCTGCGGCTATGGAATGGTTTCGTAAAGAAATGGATATACAAAAAGGCGATGCCATTCGCTTCTTCGTCCGTCTGGGCGGCTGTAGCACTGTACAGAGCGGATTCTCGCTTGGCATCGCCAAAGAACAGC
Coding sequences within:
- a CDS encoding stalk domain-containing protein, whose translation is MKKGIVSLLACAFVVGSGFAPISTVQAASSSISVTVDELPVKMDVPPIMRNDRTFVPIRAVADALHVQVGWDQKTRTVTLTNEETKVIMKVGSKTATRNGEEFTMELAPIVYKDRTLLPLRAAGEALNARVDWQQKIRTVRIISAPKAMSVLAYYAQGSVKGGTNSWPEVFGVAYPNKAKGNTDLISDVAFGWYTLGEQGELKTADTVTGYNRPQGFEDAVSGMKEYSISPEMMVYATDRPVKGTPGALTALLQNEALAKQTAQRIAQEAVQHSFEGIHIDFEELGLRESGAQLEQVRSSFTRFVRLLDEELSSSGVRLTLSLHPLNGSYKAYDYKALGQLADRIVIMAYEYNPSGVRQPEPIAKVMEAAQKAKAQVPKEKLLLGIMTLNETPQTVLAKVGVAKREELAGIAIWRLGANTAPMWGVFRETIAPKK
- a CDS encoding type 1 glutamine amidotransferase domain-containing protein, with translation MRLQGKKVLSLVHHEFEDLELWYPILRLQEEGAIVHLAGERAKEKYTGKYGVPAESDYAFDEVDPKEYDALLVPGGWAPDKLRRFPDVLALVRHMEENKKPIGQICHAGWVLISAKVLQGKKVTSTPGIRDDMENAGAEWLDEPVVIDGHLVSSRRPPDLPEYVKAFADVLAGAK
- a CDS encoding LOG family protein; protein product: MRRICVFAGSNVGRKPEYECMAEALGHELARQGIELVYGGSKIGLMGRIANTVLQFGGKAIGVMPTGLFRGEMVHTELTELYEVADMHARKAKMGELSDAFIALPGGYGTLEEVFEVVSWGQLGIHNKPIGLLNVEGYYEPVMQMVRNGVEAGFIPDTHAQLLICESDPAVLLQRLHEYQPPVQTNKWSELSEA
- a CDS encoding HesB/YadR/YfhF family protein, whose protein sequence is MKVTIEPAAMEWFRKEMDIQKGDAIRFFVRLGGCSTVQSGFSLGIAKEQPKEVGVSTVEDGVTFYIEKEDLWYLDNTELLVVYDTERDEISFR